One part of the Lotus japonicus ecotype B-129 chromosome 2, LjGifu_v1.2 genome encodes these proteins:
- the LOC130737262 gene encoding glutathione S-transferase T3-like, producing MFPYTSQNQPLHPDENFTNPQYPMHPPQYQFQSQAPPTGSTGSKVSDTQCEATPDDTQHEGLDDIDLEDEDQSSGKKRTRWRVKDDLLLVQSWLNISKDPTVGTDQTAAKFWDRIRDQFDEYRDFDTPPRTWKMLKCRFGKLSKDIQFFTGCYNKVTTPWKSGHSEKDIMAEAHALFQVDHKKDFTHENVWRMVKDEPKWKGQSMKTNSRGQKKSGAGADGTSTDPSHSIDCDEYEATPPTTRPKGKKAEKRKAKTTDTASSTLSFAPHPDVLAMGKAKMEMMANFREIRNRELDLQQADQQLKQSELQLRQEELKFKKAENFRAYMDILNKNTSGMNDEELRTHNALRAFALSELGMS from the coding sequence ATGTTTCCATATACATCTCAAAACCAACCACTTCACCCTGATGAAAATTTCACAAATCCACAATACCCCATGCATCCACCACAATACCAATTTCAAAGCCAAGCCCCTCCTACTGGTAGCACtggttcaaaagtctctgatacACAATGTGAGGCTACGCCTGATGATACACAACACGAgggtctagatgatattgatcttgaagaTGAGGATCAATCTTCTGGAAAGAAACGCACTAGATGGAGGGTTAAAGACGATTTACTTCTTGTTCAATCATGGCTCAACATTTCTAAGGATCCGACGGTGGGAACTGATCAAACGGCAGCAAAGTTTTGGGATAGGATCCGCGACCAATTTGATGAGTACCGTGACTTTGACACTCCTCCGAGGACATGGAAGATGCTGAAATGTCGTTTTGGAAAGTTGAGTAAAGATATTCAATTCTTTACCGGTTGCTACAACAAAGTTACCACTCCttggaaaagtggacactcagaGAAGGATATCATGGCTGAGGCGCATGCCCTATTTCAGGTAGACCATAAAAAAGATTTCACACATGAGAATGTATGGCGGATGGTGAAAGATGAACCAAAGTGGAAGGGACAATCAATGAAAACCAATTCAAGGGGACAAAAGAAGTCAGGAGCTGGCGCCGACGGAACATCGACTGACCCAAGTCATTCAATTGATTGCGACGAATATGAGGCAACACCACCAACAACCCGCCCGAAGGGCAAAAAGGCAGAGAAGAGAAAGGCCAAAACAACAGATACTGCGTCAAGTACTCTATCTTTTGCTCCTCACCCTGATGTGTTAGCCATGGGGAAGGCTAAAATGGAAATGATGGCAAATTTTAGGGAGATAAGGAACAGAGAACTAGATTTGCAACAAGCTGACCAACAACTGAAACAAAGTGAACTGCAATTGAGACAGGAAGAACTCAAATTTAAGAAGGCGGAGAACTTTCGGGCATATATGGATATCCTTAACAAGAACACATCTGGAATGAACGATGAGGAGTTGCGTACGCATAACGCACTACGTGCTTTCGCCTTAAGTGAACTAGGAATGTCTTAA